In a genomic window of Glycine max cultivar Williams 82 chromosome 13, Glycine_max_v4.0, whole genome shotgun sequence:
- the LOC100778000 gene encoding WUSCHEL-related homeobox 9, translated as MSSSNRHWPSMFKSKPCNNPHNQWHHDINSSIVSTGCQRSPYANSGGDERTPEPKPRWNPKPEQIRILEAIFNSGMVNPPRDEIRKIRVQLQEYGQVGDANVFYWFQNRKSRSKHKLRHFQNTKNQNNAEAQQQHRVDASSSLSQTTPLSSSSSSSDKSSSKELAYNPNGFSFGFSNVNDVAVPNSPTASVNQTYFHPHNHSDNNLLPQEPFSFTMHNNNGQGFVDNNTITTLGFSVPQFSSNMMQSQLQCQQNVGSCTSLLLSEIMSHGTFSKKDQDKALKIMHPQLSNFPLTSTPTTIIAPPISTVLDPSPITQLEGVGEVAAGDRAKCITVFINDVVFEIVMGPFNVRQAFGDEAVLIHSSGNPVPTDEWGITLHPLHHGACYYLV; from the exons ATGTCTTCTTCCAACAGACATTGGCCAAGCATGTTCAAATCCAAGCCTTGCAATAATCCCCACAACCAATGGCATCATGACATCAACTCCTCTATAGTTTCCACCGGTTGCCAAAGAAGCCCTTATGCTAATTCAG GAGGTGACGAGAGAACCCCAGAACCAAAGCCAAGATGGAACCCAAAACCGGAGCAAATCCGCATCCTGGAAGCCATCTTCAACTCAGGGATGGTGAATCCCCCAAGGGATGAGATAAGGAAGATCCGGGTGCAGTTGCAAGAGTATGGCCAAGTGGGTGATGCCAATGTCTTCTACTGGTTCCAGAACCGCAAATCCAGGAGCAAGCACAAGCTTCGTCACTTCCAAAACACAAAGAACCAAAATAATGCAGAAGCACAACAACAGCACAGGGTtgatgcttcttcttctctctctcagaCCACACCACTTTCATCCTCATCCTCTTCATCTGACAAATCATCTTCAAAGGAATTAGCATACAACCCCAATGGATTCTCCTTTGGCTTTTCAAATGTCAATGATGTAGCAGTGCCTAATTCTCCCACTGCTTCTGTGAATCAGACTTATTTTCACCCTCACAACCACAGTGACAACAATTTGCTACCACAAGAGCCTTTCTCCTTTACCATGCACAACAACAATGGGCAAGGTTTTGTTGATAATAATACCATAACAACGCTTGGGTTTTCTGTCCCTCAATTCTCCAGCAACATGATGCAATCTCAACTTCAGTGTCAACAAAATGTTGGATCTTGCACTAGTCTTTTGCTGAGTGAGATCATGAGTCATGGAACCTTCTCAAAGAAAGATCAAGACAAGGCATTGAAGATAATGCATCCACAACTTAGTAATTTCCCTCTTACTTCAACTCCAACCACAATCATTGCTCCTCCAATCTCAACCGTTCTGGATCCAAGCCCCATCACTCAACTTGAAg GTGTTGGTGAGGTTGCAGCAGGAGATAGGGCAAAATGTATTACAGTGTTCATTAACGATGTTGTATTTGAGATTGTGATGGGACCCTTCAACGTGCGCCAAGCCTTTGGAGATGAAGCTGTGCTTATCCACTCTTCTGGTAACCCTGTTCCCACCGATGAGTGGGGCATCACTCTCCACCCACTGCACCATGGTGCTTGTTACTATCTG GTTTAA